In Nilaparvata lugens isolate BPH unplaced genomic scaffold, ASM1435652v1 scaffold2355, whole genome shotgun sequence, a single window of DNA contains:
- the LOC120355511 gene encoding piggyBac transposable element-derived protein 4-like: MIHFNDNEIRPDGDESAKRLHKISTVIELVNSRFIEAVTPGKTLCIDETMVPFRGRVVFKQYIKGKRHKYGIKLYKLCSQEGYTCKLKIYSGKETILDSKPITTSLVLKLMNPFLDEGRHLFTGNFYTSVDLAHELIDRKTYLTGTLRKNRKHVPKAVVNRKLKKGELVSLQSNSDVIVAKWKDKRDVLFLTSRAVPEMVTIATKRGQEIQKPSSIVEYNAGKTFIDLDELLQHST, translated from the coding sequence ATGATTCATTTCAATGACAATGAAATTCGTCCTGATGGAGATGAAAGTGCAAAAAGATTGCACAAAATTTCAACAGTCATTGAATTAGTAAATTCTCGCTTCATAGAAGCAGTCACACCCGGCAAGACATTGTGTATTGATGAAACAATGGTGCCCTTCCGCGGTAGAGTAGTTTTCAAGCAGTATATCAAAGGGAAACGCCATAAATATGGCATCAAGCTATACAAGCTTTGCTCACAGGAGGGATACACTTGTAAACTCAAAATATATAGTGGTAAGGAGACAATCTTGGACAGTAAGCCAATTACAACAAGTTTAGTTTTGAAACTAATGAACCCATTTCTAGATGAAGGTAGGCATTTGTTCACTGGCAATTTTTATACTTCAGTTGATCTTGCCCATGAACTGATCGATAGAAAAACGTACCTAACTGGGACCCTTCGTAAGAATCGCAAGCATGTGCCTAAGGCTGTAGTGAACAGAAAGTTGAAGAAAGGTGAGCTTGTCAGTCTACAAAGTAATTCAGACGTGATTGTGGCGAAATGGAAGGACAAGAGGGATGTTTTGTTTTTGACAAGCAGAGCAGTTCCGGAAATGGTTACCATCGCCACAAAACGAGGCCAAGAGATACAAAAACCATCGTCGATTGTAGAGTATAATGCTGGTAAAACGTTTATTGACCTAGATGAGCTCCTACAGCACTCCACATAG